The following coding sequences are from one Deinococcus apachensis DSM 19763 window:
- the pfkB gene encoding 1-phosphofructokinase, which yields MTPFRVATLTLNPALDLTVRADGWRKGGVNLGQSLQFDAGGKGVNVASFLADWGLTVTATGLLGDENTERFEALFQEKGVRDEFVRVPGPTRVGVKVVDGAAQETTDINLPGLAATPGALAELESRLDALAADHDAFVLAGSVPPGVGADFYARMVSRLRGAGRFVALDTSGTALQTALTADVLPNLLKPNIHELEAALGRSLTSEEDVLAAAHELLARGAELVAVSQGERGALLVTGNEAVRARPPQVDVVSTVGAGDAMVSGLVSARAEGLPLAEAARRATAFSLGAITRLGAHLPPRSELDTFAAQVAVEAVEWREPMRQKT from the coding sequence ATGACCCCCTTCCGGGTCGCCACCCTGACCCTCAACCCGGCGCTGGACCTGACCGTGCGGGCGGACGGCTGGAGGAAGGGCGGGGTGAACCTCGGGCAGTCGCTGCAATTCGACGCGGGCGGCAAGGGCGTGAACGTGGCCTCCTTCCTCGCGGACTGGGGGCTGACGGTGACGGCGACCGGCCTTCTGGGCGACGAGAATACCGAGCGGTTCGAGGCGCTGTTCCAGGAAAAGGGGGTGCGGGATGAGTTCGTGCGCGTGCCCGGCCCCACCCGCGTGGGCGTGAAGGTGGTGGACGGGGCGGCGCAGGAGACGACCGACATCAACCTGCCGGGTCTGGCCGCGACACCGGGGGCGCTGGCAGAGCTGGAGTCTCGCCTGGACGCTCTCGCCGCCGACCACGACGCCTTCGTACTCGCAGGAAGCGTGCCGCCCGGAGTGGGCGCCGATTTCTATGCCCGGATGGTGTCCCGGCTGCGCGGGGCTGGACGCTTCGTGGCCCTCGACACCAGCGGCACCGCCCTACAAACCGCATTAACGGCAGACGTGCTCCCCAACCTGCTCAAGCCGAACATCCACGAGCTGGAGGCGGCGCTGGGCCGGTCGCTGACGAGTGAGGAGGACGTGCTGGCGGCAGCTCATGAACTGTTAGCGCGCGGGGCCGAACTCGTCGCCGTGTCGCAGGGGGAACGGGGCGCTCTGCTGGTCACGGGGAATGAGGCCGTCCGCGCCCGTCCTCCACAGGTCGATGTCGTCAGCACCGTGGGCGCGGGGGACGCGATGGTCTCGGGCCTGGTCTCCGCCCGGGCCGAGGGACTGCCCCTCGCGGAGGCCGCCCGCCGGGCCACCGCCTTCAGCCTGGGGGCGATCACCCGGCTGGGCGCGCACCTGCCGCCCCGGTCCGAACTGGACACCTTCGCCGCGCAGGTAGCGGTGGAGGCGGTGGAGTGGAGGGAGCCCATGAGGCAGAAAACCTGA